The Gossypium raimondii isolate GPD5lz chromosome 2, ASM2569854v1, whole genome shotgun sequence genome segment TAATGTTGTTGGTGTTAACATTCCTAGCCTATGCATCTGTTTTCAGAGATTAGTTTTCTTCAGAGCCTTATAGATATTGAAGGTCATACTCGTAGATATACTAGCTCTGGTTAAGTGAATGTTTCACTAGAAGGTATACCATAACTAGTCTTTATCTTAAAGGGTGTTTCACCGGACTAATCTTCGTgacttcaatatttttttatgataaatcagatttatttatacaatttttaggCACTCTATGTTAATGGAAGAATCACTGCAAGCAGAGCGTTCTTGTTGAACCGGTTGAGTTCAGCAATCCAATCTGCACTTGACCTCTCAATACTTGTTGCCAAACCAGCTTGGTAACATCAGTATCATCCTGTCTTCAATTTTTTCCTGTCATGGTTTTGTTGATGGACTTTTTCTGTATACGTATTCATTTTTCTACTCATTTCATGATTCTTTCCGGTGAGTTTGGACTATTAAAAAGCTTACTATTAAACATTTGTTGCTTCAAATTAGTTGGGTACTAATATGTTTCCTACCTTCAAGACCTGCTTTATTCAACTAACCGATTATTTGAAGTTGATAAGGAAATGTAACTATCTTTGAAATTTATCTTCTAATGTTAGTTTCGCGAAgctgttttattattttcaaatcatcAGGGTTGTCTTGCTTTTCTTGTTTTgaacttttcctttttttttttttttgaactttattTTCAGCATACATGCAAAAGAGATCGAAGGGCACAAAACGTAAAACCCGACAGGCAAAAGCACTTGAAAATGCTAGGAAGGCTCCCAGATCATTTCTTGAGCTCTTACATGAGGTAAAAGGATAGTGTTGTTTCTAGTCATCCTGATTTTATCTCGATTTCCTGCactaactaattcctattttttGAAGGCAAACTTAGAGTCCTTGCCTCCTCATGTTCCATCCTATTTGAGGGCAGCAGTGGGACCTCCAAGTTCTACCTCCCGCCGGCATTTTTGCAGCGTTTGCGGCTTTAGTGCAAAGTATACATGTGTGACATGTGGGATGCGCTTTTGTTCATGCCGATGCCAAAATATACATAACGATACCCGATGCATGAAATTTGTTGCCTGAGCGGTAATATTAGGAACCCAAAAGGATTTTGTTGATATTAGCAGACATTCATCAAATGCCAAAAATATTCTGTGGATATTGTTGTAAACAAAACTTTCAAATGTAGTGTTGGTAAAACTAAGACTTTCTGTGATATTGTTTCTTGGTAGAAATTGTAAATCAAGCTTTCTGTTAAGGCTTAGCTAGCTCAGTGCATCATTCTGATTTATGGCCACAAGTAGATGATTGTATGGTCACAAGACTTTCATGAAGATGCCTCGGCAGGTTGGACTGGTTTTAGATTAGATCAAAtcgggttttaaaattttctatgtcATTTTGGTTTCGGCCATTTGGGTTGGGTGATTATGATTTATTAATTCAGATCTCATTTTAGGCTTTTGGTCAATTGGGTTAAGGGTGTAATCAAGTCGAGTTTAAATACTAAAAAGCTTAAAGCTCAACTTAAAATTTGGAGTTCGATATTTAGTTTGAGCTCgatcaaatttctatttttaagtttgagctCGAATTTGATTAACTTTGTTTATTAATTCTGTATtgtttaattaagttcataCTTATTGAAACTCAAGCTTGATCTTGACTTGATAATTAAGCTTAgatttgataatatattaagagaaataatataatttaataatgaaaaaatgatgaaaagatatattaaaaatgaaaaactcgATAAGGTTTGTAAACTGGTCGAGTCGTGAGCTTTATCGAGTTGAGTATTACTCAACTCAAATTCAGCTCGATTGAAAGCTCAAACAAGCTCGATAATTACCAAATCGAGTTCGAGTGAGTAGTTAGCAAGAACTAATGTCTTATGTATACCTCTAGTTTGGATAATTTTGAGTCCACGTTGTTTTAgaaatagattaatttagttTGGGATTCATAGTCAAAGGGAAGTCTTGAGAATTTATCAtctcttattttaataaatagtaaattCTGTAACACTAACaatagaaaaagataaaatttgggCTATTACAGACATAACCTGAAATCCTCGTCTTTGTTCTTACAACCACTACATTGATAATGCCAAATACTTCAACTCAAGACATACAACATTTATGCAAACAAAGCTATTAAATCCTTGAATCCAAATCCGGGTAATACAGTTCTACGGACTCGAGTAAACAGCTATGACGGAGCGTGTAATATCCGTTCTTTAGCACTGAGGCAGATCGAGTGGTGGAGGCTGCACTGTCTGCAATTCCCCAACCCCATTCTCAACTAGGAAAGCCATGGCCAAGCCCCAAGGGAGATGAGTGTCTATGTGACAATGGAGCAGCCAGATTCCTGTTTTTGGACCAGTTTGAGTAAATGACGAGAGTCAACATATTGAAGctgtttaattttgaattagaGGAATGTTTTAAGTATGGCATGTTACCTGGATTGTCGGCCTCGAACCGGATGGCTACCCATCCACCAGGAGGTGTTCCGATGGTGTTTCTCCTGGGCGGATCGATAAGGTTGAATTTGGCCGGATCAGTTCCGGGATTGAAGTTACCAAAACCACTTCCGATAACGTAGAACTCGTAGCCGTGAAGATGCATAGGATGATTTTCAACTGTGACAATACTTGTACCCTGGAACACTATTTGTACCTTGGAACGATACCTTAGTTTAAAGAGCTTTGTTGCTTTTACCGGTTGCCAGAGACCTCGGCTCACGTTGCCTGTATAATCGAATTGAATGGGAGGAACAGGCGGAAAGTCCGTGGTGAAGATACCGGGTTGGCCTTGGTAGTATGCCTGCATTAAGGAGTTTCTTCTTGGAAATACAAAGGAGACATTGTTAATGCTGGCTGCAAAGCGAGTTCCGTTGGGGCCTTGGCATCGTGGGCTGTTCGGGTTTGTGCAGTTGATTAGTCCTAATCCCACAGTGAAAAGCAAGCTCTCATCGATCTTCATGGGAACTTCAGCCTTGTAAGGACTCCTTAGCTGGGCAGTGAATGCAGTTGCAGTGGCAGTGTCATTGAACCCTGGTAGCTGAGGGAAGATTGGTTTCAAAGGCTGCCCTTTCTTGGCGCCGCAAGGAGCAGATTTATATTCTAGGATTGCTGTTGTGGTGGTATTGTCAAAGGGCGCATTCGCGGAGTTGTAGGCATGCGCGGCCATGTAGTAACGAGCCGGTTGCTGATCAGCGGTAATCAGGACATCAGTTGTTTGGCCAGGAGCTATCATTATGACATTTGTTGTGAAAGGCTTAGTGTAGGAAGCATCAACAGCAACAACAGTTAGTTTGTGGTTGGCAACTCCATAGAAAAGTTCTTGATTCAATGCAGAATTGATGATCCTCAGAAGAATCGTCTCGCCCGCTTCCACTGGAAATACAGCAGTTTCTGCATTTGCAATTTGATCAGTTACTACTTCATCTTGACTTTCGAGTTAAATGGTGAGAGCATACCTTTGCTAGAGCATCTATATAGATCCCCTGGTTGACCATTAATTGTAAATGCATCTGATACATTTGGAGCAGCTCCAGTGAAAAGTGCTTGCCTTAGCACATCCATTGGATTCCTATCCCACCATTCTCCtgtttatcatcatcatcatagtCCATATCAGTTATgctacatacatacatacatacatacatacatacatacatacatacaaagaTTGATGACATGGGGTTACCAAGAAGAATAGGAATTTCTTTCTTAGGCATAAGGAAAGGGTACGGACGACCCATCTTAGGATATATGATGAGAGCTCCATAAACTGTGGCTCTAAGCCATCTGCTATGAGCATGCCACCACAAAGTCCCCTCCTGGTTTTGGATGGTGAACCGGTATGTGTAAGACCTCCCCGGTTGGATAGGACACTGCGTCACATACTCGGGTCCATCGGCCCACGGATTTCGCAACTGTCGCAGTCCGTGCCTGATCAACGGAAGTCAATACAATGATACCAAAGTAAATATAGTGTGTATCAAATATAGTTTGCATAAAGATTACCAGTGGAGAGTGGCATTGTATCTGGCTCTATTTATAGCAGTGATCACCAGAGTATCGCCATCTCGAACTTCCAATGTCGGCCCCGGGAATTGGCCGTTCACCGTAATTGTACTATGAGTTCTGCACAGCCTCTTCACTGGTTTTGCTTCAATCTGTTTCAacaaaaaaagaggaaaaaattcaacaaaaaagtAGTGTAATAGTGTTATAGTACTTGATTGAAATTTATGTTAAGATGAAGGCATACAACAAATTGATGGAAATGAATTGCAGCATCTGCAAATGATGCTATGAAAACAAAGACTAAAAGAATGGCAAAGAATAAGTGAGAGCTGCATGGCTTATCACCGAGTTTGTGATACTCCATTTGAGGGGCTGATATGTGAGCTTGGTGTTCATAGGGAGCAGCTATTTATGGTGTGGAAAATTGGGAAAAGTAACAATAATTTaacagtttattttttttttaagaaaaaaaaattgttttggcaAAATTAGGTTTCAAGTCAACTAGAGAACTTGAAAAAGTTTTAGTATAAACTATAGTCTAAACCATAAAGAGGATTTGGTGCACCCACTGTTGGACTAAAACTCATGAACAAAAGCACTCTCAATCCTCAAATGTAATACTTCTAATCTTTTCCTTTCCATGATCCTTATTGACTTAAATCTTTCAATCTTGCATGGAGAACGATGGAATCTGTGGATTTATTTATCTAAGGTCCCTAAACCATTGtgcaaattttaaattggtctctATTAGAGATGGCAACGGAAAGGGGAAAAGCACCGCTCCCAGCATAATCCGACCtaacctaaaattaaatatcaatttatctACTCGGATCTCGACTAAAAAATATACTTAATTTCGAATTTGTAGAAAaaatcatttatcaaaatagcATAATAAtgttcatttttcttgttttgtaaTGACACTATTAATTGTTTTCTAGGTATAATTATGATTGagcaaatattaatataaaacttattgtcatatattttaaattaatattatatataaaagggtattttggtaattatccTGGGACGAGCGGGTTTTCCTAAACTCAATCCTGACTTGACCCGACTTATTGAAGAAGTAGACCTGACCCAAAATTCTATCCGATCAAATCGAGTCGGAACACATGAACccgagtgtttttttttttttgccatccCTAGTCTCTAATCTTCCAAATGTTCTTATTAGTCTTCAAAGTATCAATATTGTATCCATAAGATCCTTTCAATTGTTTAGGCATTAAATGTTTGTTCAGATCTAACGTGGAACTTTTTAAAACATGTGGATCAaatgtaaatatgtatgtacTTATTGTATAAATAGTTTGGATTTGACATGTTAAAAAACATAGAGCGTCGTTAAAATTTAGGATAGTTGTTCTTTTTGGACCGGTTTTATCTAAACAATTCATACAATAAATACATACgtatttacaatttgatttacttattttaaatatgctttACTTTTGTGTTACCACCTAAAGtctttaatttcttgaactgtCAAAGTTGAATGGAAGTGCCTGACTATAGTGGAAACTATGGCTTGGCACTACGAAATCCAtgtaaacaaaataacaaagaaCAGAAAGGTTTGTTTACGAAGTTCAGTTTTTCTACTTCTAATAAGTCTACCTCAGTGAATAATTTCGTTATCTTTAATCCACAATACAACAAGTGAATTATACTCTATCACTCTCCAAGTATAGAAATCTCACTTTTCTACATAAAAACTTGAACACTCACCCCTAAATTCTCCTCCTGAGAATTTAAGCTATAAACTCTAAtggttttcaattcaattgcACTCTCTCAACATAATTCCACAATGAACAAAACAAAGTGCTCTCAATGAAGCTCTCTTTTAAACTTAGACAAGCCTTAAACCATATATAGGTTTCGACTTGCTAACATAGAAATTAAATGAATGCAAAACAACCCCTTAAAAAGCAATTACATAATATACTAATAAAAGcataatttgatgaaaatatggTCTCTTAAAAATAGTAGCGCAATCTCTATCAAATCTTCGCATAACATAGGTTGAATTGATTCACTCGAATCCAATCCAATTTTCAATAGCCACAAATTGTTTTCCATCTTCAACATGTCAACACATTAACTAGTTCAAAGATTTTGCTTCATTAAATTGCCAACTCAATTATGACAAGTAATATCACTGCCTCAGTGGCAGTTTGTAGTGGGCACTATCAAATGCCACTCAGCTCATTTAGCACAACCTACTTCAACAGTCAAACCTCTATCAAGGTTGGTCTAGCCTTCCATATTAAAAGCATACATCCATTTTCACAAGGTAAGCTTCAATTCATCTTGATTTTCCCAATTCGTATCAAATTGAATATCCTTAATATAAAGCCACAAAAGATCATAAAATCAACACATATCTTCTTCGATAGTATATCTTAGCATGCAAAGTAAGTAGATCACCTAAGAATCCTTGAAAAGTAATATTGCTAGATTCAATCTCTTCTCTAATGATAAACATGAAATTGgctatacaaaatttttaaaaagagacAAGCAAATCATCAGAATATTTTGGTCAAACATGTCAACGAATAAGACAAGTTTCATATCTAGCGCAGTGATTGACTGAAGTGAACACTTCTATTAGCCACTTCCAAAGCTTGCTTCAACATcttgattttgttaaaaataattaaatgatattaaatacccttaaatttttttacgtgaaacaaacattataaataaaataacatgtaaatttaactaaaagcttaatagaattttaattttaacaatttgacCCCTGAACTATATCACTTCTCCATTTAATGCTTTAAACCAAAgctataaaaaaatagatttcaaCGTCAATCATCGTGTCACACTCTACCATCAACTGTCACTTATCCACGATTTTTTGAGTCCAAATTTCATTATCTCCTTGTTTTTGAtcttctcttttcattttctcaaaAGAAGACTAGATTTTCCTAGATctacaaatcaatttcaaaattttaacatcaaaTCTAAGTACTTCCCACCTTTGGGTcactttcaaatttcaatatgttCTTACCCTCTTTACAGGATTCTCTTTCATCATTAAGATGAATTGAACAATACCtacaacattttaaataatgttttggCGTAAATTGATGTAAAAGCCtgattttcagtgatgtcaaaaatagtggttcgagaccaccaaattcagaaaataagctagtaaacttttattatttaatatttatgagtcaaatgtggtttttaaaagatttttgaattagtaatttgtgttttataaggctttattaggttaagtgatttagaaaAGAGGTATCGAGATCTCAGTCCTATAAaccaagccgtaaatatttttataaacatttaaaaggtgtcattaaggtagtattaaagtttcgttagaaaattttaacgttttgatagttaattaattaaaaagaactaaattgaaaaaaatgcaaaacttgctaattaaagaaatagtgattaaatagcctaaatagtaaataaaggaGGACTACAAGAGAAATTGGACCCACATGGGATGACTGAGGCGGCATAACCATAGAAAAATCAAGGAATTGATgtgaaataagggcaaaattgtaaattttgccaattttaagtgaaataaaagggaaattgaaattccagacattttcatcatcatttttcagTTCTAAAATAGCCATTGAAGAGGGTTTAAGTTGGTTTTTCAATATtcttcatgtaagtttaattttcgctctttccttgaaattttttatgttttgagacttttacaattaggtccaactaaccatttcattagtttttattttgttgaaagttttggaagataccattgataattttatatgattttagttattagatgatgaaattgagatgtttatgaaaatttaaagctattttattaaaggattttggatgaaatcatgatttagggattaaattgaaaagttgttgaattcatggaaaattctaaaatttcatggaattcaTGGGATGCTATTgatatatgtgaaaatatataGGCTTGGGATAATGatttaaattgcatgaatttcattttccgagcttAGGGATGAaatcatcattaattaaaagtattggggtaaaatggtaattttgcctaagatgtgacttggattgaattgaatgtaaattgtattaaattgatgttaaatttactcgtatagatccagATAGATCAAAAATGGAGTTAGATCATGGAGAagaaaagtatcggattagtagttTACAAGTAACGaacaattgtcgaggtaagttcatgtaacttaattgtgtatatttatatactcATATTAAGtgttgaatatgtaaattgagtaaatttcatatatgtgtatgtaattGATCTCATAACTGAAAATccttgataaataaataagtcccATTTGGATAATgagattcgatggatacagggttctgtTTCCCGAAATGGTAGTgttcctgcatatgttgcggatgTACcgtagctcgaaagagcgtcccgttacaagccctctcaagcttcccgttatagtgTTCTTACGAGCTTCTTGTTAAATGCTCTTCGGAGCATCTCGATCGATTGTTACCCTACATGTGTTATGGGCATActacagctcttatgagcgtcccgttacatggctcttcgtaagcttcccgattaaaggctctttgtgagctttcCGTTAGTGTTCGTTTGAAATTCCCATTATATGGCTATCCAATACTTCCCGTTAAttgctcttcgtgagcttcccgttatattgcccggataagcttcccgttacaagACTCAATGTGCTTCCTGTTATAATGCTTGAGAGAGAGCTTTCTATTTAAGTGCTCATAAAAGTACTCCCggatatgaattgacggatttatAGTATTGTACACTTCAGGTGTACTACCCAAGTATCCAtcgagatttcaaatgattcaacgggtgaAATTCTGACATGAGAACatgtgaaataaaatgaaactattatttgtatatgcatGAAATACTTGGAAACTCGATACCTAATGAGCTAAtctttgttcttgttattcacatgaaatacatgactaacatgtttgttgatgttatatgtgttaggctaattgccaaattgctttggatgtattatgcatgtttattatataagtaaatgaatggtaagttaattttctgttatacgaacttactcagCATTAAGTGATTACTCTGTCttatttcctctattttatagcACTCGGAGGCTTgtaaaggttggaagctggtcggagctaCATCACACCATCCATCGAACTTttcagtatatatataaatagtaaagtaattttggtaataatggcatgtataggttaaatgttaccattgatggcaatttaatgttggttgaaattagccattggaatgactattaaatgatatgttttgatatgtaaataatCTTAATATGCTTGACGAGTATGTTTAAAGGGTGAATGaggaaaatcataaaagtatATCGGAGATTAGTTTATGATAGTG includes the following:
- the LOC105789038 gene encoding laccase-13 produces the protein MEYHKLGDKPCSSHLFFAILLVFVFIASFADAAIHFHQFVIEAKPVKRLCRTHSTITVNGQFPGPTLEVRDGDTLVITAINRARYNATLHWHGLRQLRNPWADGPEYVTQCPIQPGRSYTYRFTIQNQEGTLWWHAHSRWLRATVYGALIIYPKMGRPYPFLMPKKEIPILLGEWWDRNPMDVLRQALFTGAAPNVSDAFTINGQPGDLYRCSSKETAVFPVEAGETILLRIINSALNQELFYGVANHKLTVVAVDASYTKPFTTNVIMIAPGQTTDVLITADQQPARYYMAAHAYNSANAPFDNTTTTAILEYKSAPCGAKKGQPLKPIFPQLPGFNDTATATAFTAQLRSPYKAEVPMKIDESLLFTVGLGLINCTNPNSPRCQGPNGTRFAASINNVSFVFPRRNSLMQAYYQGQPGIFTTDFPPVPPIQFDYTGNVSRGLWQPVKATKLFKLRYRSKVQIVFQGTSIVTVENHPMHLHGYEFYVIGSGFGNFNPGTDPAKFNLIDPPRRNTIGTPPGGWVAIRFEADNPGIWLLHCHIDTHLPWGLAMAFLVENGVGELQTVQPPPLDLPQC
- the LOC105789037 gene encoding SWR1 complex subunit 6, encoding MDDDNSNALRRMSTRTRKVAPKMAAALGSSDNRSQAALARLEALENDNAGIEAVEMNDDDEASLDEDDQAYMQKRSKGTKRKTRQAKALENARKAPRSFLELLHEANLESLPPHVPSYLRAAVGPPSSTSRRHFCSVCGFSAKYTCVTCGMRFCSCRCQNIHNDTRCMKFVA